From a region of the Paenibacillus lutimineralis genome:
- a CDS encoding ABC transporter ATP-binding protein, protein MIELAGVEKHFAGQVVVHPLSLTIKEGEFLTLLGPSGCGKTTILRMIAGFEQPSKGRILLDGADLTKLPPNQRDLNLVFQHYALFPHMTVEDNIDFGLKMKKLPAKERRERIEEAVAMTQLTPLTKRYPHQLSGGQQQRVAIARAIANKPKVLLLDEPLGALDLQLRKNLQSELKHLQRSLGITFVYVTHDQDEAMMMSDRIVIMNNGQVEQIGTPREVYAKPTTLFAATFIGENNILSEDGRLFAVRPEKLRGTHDLDGAMRTGEIVDVQYLGSIHKVIVQLDEEPMTVSIVLDSEDTQEWVVGGRIGVLWDTRDEVNIGS, encoded by the coding sequence ATGATTGAACTGGCTGGGGTTGAGAAGCACTTTGCAGGACAAGTTGTAGTGCATCCGCTATCGCTTACGATTAAGGAAGGGGAATTCCTGACCTTGTTGGGTCCGAGCGGCTGTGGCAAGACGACGATTCTTCGCATGATCGCGGGATTTGAGCAACCTTCGAAAGGCAGAATATTACTCGATGGTGCAGATCTGACGAAGCTGCCTCCAAATCAACGGGATTTGAACCTTGTCTTTCAACATTATGCTTTATTTCCGCATATGACGGTAGAAGATAATATTGATTTTGGACTAAAAATGAAAAAGCTGCCTGCCAAAGAGCGGCGTGAACGAATAGAAGAAGCGGTGGCCATGACACAATTGACCCCGCTTACGAAGCGTTATCCGCATCAATTGTCGGGCGGACAACAGCAGCGTGTTGCAATTGCTCGCGCGATTGCTAATAAACCCAAGGTACTGCTTCTGGACGAACCGCTAGGTGCACTTGACTTGCAACTGCGTAAGAATCTTCAGTCTGAATTGAAGCATTTGCAGCGCAGCCTTGGGATTACGTTTGTATATGTGACGCATGACCAGGATGAAGCAATGATGATGTCAGACCGGATCGTAATTATGAACAACGGTCAAGTGGAGCAAATTGGTACACCTCGCGAGGTGTACGCTAAGCCAACAACGCTCTTCGCGGCTACCTTCATCGGGGAGAACAACATCTTATCCGAAGATGGACGATTGTTCGCAGTACGGCCGGAGAAGCTTCGCGGTACTCATGATCTCGATGGAGCGATGCGTACGGGAGAGATCGTCGACGTACAATATCTGGGAAGCATCCATAAAGTCATCGTCCAGCTTGATGAGGAACCGATGACTGTGTCGATTGTACTCGATTCAGAAGACACCCAAGAATGGGTAGTCGGAGGGAGAATCGGAGTGCTTTGGGACACCCGGGATGAGGTGAATATCGGGTCATGA
- a CDS encoding ABC transporter permease, whose product MRKSNLSLLPVFLWLFLFLILPMLMVVGISFMDRDELGNVIYHFNLNSYATFFDPLYLGIYWDTIVLSVVTTVICLLLSYPLAYYIANAGPRMQTWGLVMITIPFWINFLIRTYAWVLLLRTQGVVNSLLLDLGFIQEPLQMLYTKGAVFLGMVYTFIPFMVLPIYVALEQMDKKLLEAASDLGATPWKSFWHITLPQTKSGIMTGAVLVYVSTTGMFVVTDILGGAKSAMISNIIQSQFLGARNWPFGSALSVIFVITSLIMIALFNRAMTSRHLKVKEES is encoded by the coding sequence ATGAGGAAGTCGAACCTAAGCCTCCTGCCGGTATTTTTATGGTTATTCCTGTTCCTGATCTTACCGATGCTGATGGTGGTGGGCATTTCCTTCATGGACCGTGATGAGCTCGGGAATGTGATCTATCATTTCAATCTGAACTCTTATGCGACGTTCTTTGATCCATTATATCTAGGCATCTACTGGGATACGATCGTATTGTCCGTCGTGACTACGGTGATATGTCTTCTGCTGAGCTATCCACTCGCATATTATATCGCCAATGCAGGCCCGAGGATGCAGACCTGGGGACTCGTGATGATTACGATCCCGTTCTGGATTAACTTCTTGATCCGCACATATGCTTGGGTGCTGTTACTCCGAACCCAAGGCGTCGTGAATTCATTGTTGCTCGATCTAGGCTTCATTCAGGAGCCACTGCAAATGCTATACACAAAAGGGGCCGTATTCCTAGGGATGGTATATACTTTTATCCCTTTCATGGTGCTGCCAATTTATGTGGCTCTCGAGCAAATGGATAAGAAGCTGCTGGAGGCGGCCAGCGATCTAGGGGCTACCCCGTGGAAATCGTTCTGGCATATTACTCTGCCGCAGACCAAATCGGGGATTATGACCGGTGCGGTTCTTGTGTATGTCTCGACGACGGGGATGTTCGTCGTTACGGACATTCTCGGTGGGGCCAAATCGGCGATGATTAGTAACATTATTCAGAGTCAATTCTTAGGGGCGCGGAACTGGCCATTTGGGTCGGCCTTGTCCGTTATATTCGTCATTACTTCGCTAATTATGATTGCTCTCTTTAACCGGGCAATGACATCTAGACATTTGAAAGTGAAGGAGGAGAGCTAA
- a CDS encoding ABC transporter permease yields the protein MKSKNHPLLGIHSLLMMIFIYIPIIIIIVYSFNSSRLASSWSGFTFDWYISLFDNSYVMEALTNTLIVAVVSTLVSTVLGTLSALSIRKARKKIKAGMGGLIYLPIIIPDIIMGLSLLMLFTQFHIPLGRLTIIIAHITFSISYVHVVVSTRLAGMKDGLEEAAQDLGAGAWQTFRLVTMPQILPGIISGAIIAFTMSLDDFMVSFFVSGPNSTTLPIYIYGQVKRGISPEINALCTILIIVSVTLIFLAQFILNKGKGQKKQSVLPF from the coding sequence ATGAAGAGCAAGAATCATCCGCTTCTCGGCATTCACTCCTTACTGATGATGATCTTTATTTATATCCCGATCATTATCATTATCGTATATTCATTCAACAGCTCTCGTCTGGCTTCAAGCTGGAGTGGCTTTACGTTCGATTGGTATATCTCTTTGTTCGATAACAGCTACGTTATGGAAGCTTTGACGAACACGCTAATTGTTGCAGTGGTATCCACATTGGTATCTACGGTGCTGGGTACACTGTCGGCCTTATCGATTCGCAAGGCAAGAAAGAAAATAAAGGCAGGGATGGGTGGCTTAATATACTTGCCAATCATTATCCCGGATATTATTATGGGTTTGTCGCTGTTAATGCTGTTCACCCAGTTCCATATTCCGCTCGGAAGATTGACAATCATTATTGCGCATATTACCTTTAGTATTTCTTATGTGCATGTCGTAGTCTCCACACGTCTGGCCGGGATGAAGGATGGTCTGGAAGAGGCAGCTCAGGATCTAGGCGCGGGGGCGTGGCAGACGTTCCGTTTGGTTACGATGCCGCAGATCCTACCGGGTATCATCTCAGGGGCGATCATTGCGTTTACGATGTCGCTGGATGACTTCATGGTTAGCTTCTTCGTCAGCGGTCCAAATTCGACAACTCTGCCGATTTATATCTATGGACAGGTGAAAAGGGGTATTTCCCCGGAAATTAACGCATTATGTACGATATTGATTATCGTCAGCGTGACATTGATATTCCTGGCCCAATTTATTTTGAATAAGGGTAAGGGGCAAAAGAAGCAATCTGTACTTCCTTTCTAG